A stretch of the Spirochaeta lutea genome encodes the following:
- a CDS encoding extracellular solute-binding protein, with protein sequence MNTRGGLAAFAWILGLISLLTGCSPSVRPLEHEGTVVIEDAPLLSEFRSFLEEHGFTAAESAPGAGAADLVLWTGAIRDYSLLHGDAPPGSGSAGSDSTITASGNPGLTDLGGLKQRYILGNLREEYPAPTGSGDQTPDIPALTARRNRLYSLDHPGAADNFLIPLGAYSWGVMYNRAAFSALNLEVPRSLEEFESLLLDLARRRPMAGSGNSDLSALEYPVALGSQFGWPAMAWFSYLDMRLNGPEAHEKLIFGQRRLTEAGAVRAWETLLDWSRAGVFDPRAQEKTWSQALADLEAGRGLVMLAGGFAWDRARRDLLGWFPLPYPAEVQNAAPEPRAELGQILSLAIPVGATNPEAAFLAASAYAEAGSPGLAGSTYRASPTAPGDTNPAAALSAATLTPGTLVLPSPDRWVGNAFIQQGFPVIRRAMEQPQDISAEALAAELDRLLPPAPAETQPEQGAVQSHE encoded by the coding sequence ATGAATACCCGTGGCGGCCTGGCGGCTTTTGCATGGATTTTGGGGCTTATTTCACTCCTGACAGGATGTTCCCCCTCGGTACGCCCCCTGGAACATGAGGGGACTGTCGTTATTGAGGATGCACCTCTGCTTTCCGAATTCCGCAGCTTCCTTGAAGAGCACGGTTTTACCGCCGCCGAATCTGCCCCGGGTGCCGGGGCTGCCGACCTCGTGTTATGGACCGGGGCGATCCGGGATTACTCCCTTCTCCATGGGGACGCCCCGCCCGGTTCAGGTTCAGCCGGTTCGGATTCGACTATCACCGCCTCAGGCAACCCAGGCCTGACCGATCTCGGAGGCTTGAAGCAACGCTACATCCTGGGAAATCTCCGGGAAGAATACCCCGCCCCGACGGGCTCCGGGGACCAGACCCCGGATATCCCCGCCCTGACAGCCCGGCGGAACCGCCTCTATTCCCTGGACCATCCCGGAGCAGCCGATAACTTCCTCATTCCCTTGGGAGCCTACTCCTGGGGAGTTATGTACAATAGAGCGGCGTTCTCCGCTCTGAACCTTGAGGTGCCCCGCAGCCTGGAGGAGTTTGAATCTCTGCTGCTGGATCTCGCCCGGCGTCGGCCCATGGCCGGCTCCGGGAACAGTGATTTGTCGGCCCTGGAATACCCCGTGGCTCTGGGCTCCCAATTCGGCTGGCCGGCCATGGCATGGTTCAGCTACCTGGATATGCGCCTGAACGGCCCGGAGGCCCATGAGAAGCTGATCTTCGGACAGCGCAGATTGACCGAGGCGGGGGCAGTTCGAGCCTGGGAGACCCTGTTGGATTGGAGCCGGGCTGGGGTATTCGATCCCCGGGCCCAAGAGAAAACCTGGTCTCAGGCCTTGGCAGACCTTGAGGCAGGCCGGGGGCTGGTTATGCTGGCCGGGGGGTTCGCCTGGGATAGAGCCCGGCGGGATCTCCTCGGCTGGTTCCCCCTTCCCTACCCGGCAGAGGTCCAGAATGCCGCCCCTGAGCCCCGGGCCGAGCTTGGCCAAATCCTTTCCCTGGCAATTCCAGTCGGGGCGACCAACCCGGAAGCAGCCTTTTTAGCAGCATCCGCCTACGCCGAAGCCGGCAGCCCGGGCCTTGCAGGCTCCACCTATCGGGCATCCCCGACAGCCCCTGGAGATACAAACCCCGCTGCCGCCCTGAGCGCCGCCACCCTAACCCCTGGCACATTGGTATTGCCCTCCCCGGACCGATGGGTCGGTAATGCCTTCATCCAGCAGGGTTTCCCGGTCATTCGCAGGGCCATGGAACAGCCCCAGGACATATCCGCCGAAGCCCTCGCCGCGGAACTGGACCGACTCCTACCCCCAGCCCCGGCGGAAACCCAGCCCGAACAAGGAGCCGTTCAAAGCCATGAGTAA